Proteins encoded together in one Janthinobacterium tructae window:
- a CDS encoding efflux RND transporter permease subunit → MWMTKVSIQNPVFATMVMVALVVLGIFSYRGLGVESMPSVQFPFAAIEVNYPGASPEAVENDITRPIEDAVNTVSGIKTIRANSWEGRAGVYLEFELSTNMDKAMQDLRDKVALVRPRFPKEAKDPFIARAEGDNERPIATIVLTSTGHDLRSLSTMTEQIISKRFQGVAGVGQVKLRGLRARQILISMKPIELNAQGIGVDEVIRAIQATNTNLPAGSISHGAAEQLVRVEGKIKDAREFGKIIVARRAVGPVYLDQVATVVDGEQEELSISRMNGQQAVTMEITKVQDANVVEVGTGILKVAADLQKTLPPDITLRVLDDESERVQSQLDNVKRTIIEGAVLTMVIVFLFLHSWRSTIITGLTLPISVLASFIAMKAFGFTLNFLTLMALSLCIGLLIDDAIVVRENIVRHLGMGKNHYQAANDGTNEIGLAVMATTFAIVAVFVPVAFMDGIIGRFFLQFGITVAVAVLVSLFVSFTLDPMLSSVWRDPVKDRFKYVPWLGRFMAWIETGIDCLHVWYGKVLKVALRWRKTTLATAVALFAGSLMLVPMIGGEMFPETDQGWVNLRFKTPVGSSLEYTDSKVRQIETALKEFPEIDSLVANIGTPDGRNTAEVNLKLTDIKTHKRRSQQELEKLIRERLAPIAGITLSVGQRPIFIAILGTDEGKLDAVAHTLMNKMRSIKGLADMEYSQEGANPSTTVKINNELASDLGLSVQQIGNALRPFVAGDTVSHWLASDGQNYDVNVQLPKSGRQKVADLADLSLASSKLDANGKPVMIPLRQVVEFVPSSSPQVLKRQALQRRVAIYAGVQGRPAGDVDADVQKAIKSIDLPPGVRFDVAGNAQQMAETMGGAMMALGIAVIFIYLVLASQFGSFLQPIAIMVSLPLSLIGVLAALLITGSTLNIFSVIGFIMLMGLVTKNAILLVDFTNQRQREGLGQFEALMEAGQVRLRPILMTTLAMVFGMLPMAIGMGDGGESQAPMGRAVIGGVITSTLLTLVVVPVAYTYLDSLGKRAARFFGGGEHAHAESADDGKAHAH, encoded by the coding sequence ATGTGGATGACCAAAGTCAGCATACAAAACCCCGTCTTCGCCACCATGGTCATGGTGGCGCTGGTGGTACTGGGCATCTTCTCCTACCGGGGCCTGGGCGTGGAAAGCATGCCCAGCGTGCAGTTTCCATTCGCCGCCATTGAAGTGAACTACCCGGGCGCCTCGCCCGAAGCCGTGGAAAACGACATCACGCGCCCCATCGAGGACGCCGTCAACACCGTCAGCGGCATCAAGACCATCCGCGCCAACTCGTGGGAAGGACGCGCCGGCGTGTACCTGGAATTCGAGCTGTCGACCAACATGGACAAGGCCATGCAGGACTTGCGCGACAAGGTGGCCCTGGTACGCCCGCGCTTCCCGAAGGAAGCCAAGGACCCGTTCATCGCGCGCGCCGAAGGCGACAACGAACGCCCCATCGCCACCATCGTGCTCACATCCACCGGGCATGACCTGCGCTCGCTGTCGACCATGACGGAGCAGATCATCAGCAAGCGCTTCCAGGGTGTGGCCGGCGTGGGACAAGTCAAGCTGCGCGGCTTGCGCGCGCGCCAGATCCTCATCAGCATGAAGCCGATCGAACTCAATGCCCAGGGCATCGGCGTCGATGAAGTGATCCGCGCCATCCAGGCGACGAATACCAACTTGCCGGCCGGCTCCATCAGCCATGGCGCGGCAGAGCAGCTGGTGCGCGTGGAAGGCAAGATCAAGGATGCGCGCGAATTCGGCAAGATCATCGTCGCGCGCCGTGCCGTCGGCCCCGTCTACCTGGACCAGGTGGCCACCGTGGTCGACGGCGAGCAGGAAGAACTGTCGATTTCGCGCATGAACGGCCAGCAAGCCGTAACCATGGAAATCACCAAGGTGCAGGACGCCAACGTGGTCGAAGTGGGCACCGGCATCCTGAAAGTGGCGGCGGATCTGCAAAAGACGCTGCCGCCCGATATCACCCTGCGCGTGCTGGACGACGAATCGGAACGCGTGCAAAGCCAGCTCGATAACGTCAAGCGCACCATCATCGAAGGCGCCGTGCTGACCATGGTGATCGTCTTCCTGTTCCTGCATTCGTGGCGCTCGACCATCATCACGGGCCTAACTTTGCCGATCTCCGTGCTGGCCAGCTTCATCGCCATGAAGGCGTTTGGCTTCACGCTGAACTTCCTGACCCTGATGGCGCTGTCCCTGTGCATCGGCCTGTTGATCGATGATGCCATCGTGGTGCGTGAAAACATCGTGCGCCACCTGGGCATGGGCAAGAACCACTACCAGGCGGCCAACGACGGCACCAATGAAATCGGCCTGGCCGTGATGGCCACCACGTTCGCCATCGTCGCCGTGTTCGTGCCGGTGGCCTTCATGGACGGCATCATCGGCCGCTTCTTCCTGCAGTTCGGCATCACCGTGGCCGTCGCCGTTCTCGTCTCCCTGTTCGTCAGCTTCACGCTCGACCCCATGCTGTCGTCCGTCTGGCGTGACCCCGTCAAGGATCGCTTCAAGTACGTGCCGTGGCTGGGCCGCTTCATGGCCTGGATCGAGACGGGCATCGACTGCCTGCACGTCTGGTACGGCAAGGTATTGAAAGTGGCCCTGCGCTGGCGCAAGACCACGCTGGCCACCGCCGTCGCCCTGTTCGCGGGCAGCCTGATGCTCGTGCCCATGATCGGCGGCGAGATGTTCCCGGAAACGGACCAGGGCTGGGTCAACCTGCGCTTCAAGACGCCCGTCGGCTCCAGCCTCGAATACACGGACAGCAAGGTGCGCCAGATCGAAACGGCGCTGAAGGAGTTTCCCGAGATCGACAGCCTGGTAGCCAATATCGGCACGCCCGATGGACGCAACACGGCCGAAGTGAACCTGAAGCTGACGGACATCAAGACGCACAAGCGCCGCTCGCAGCAGGAACTGGAAAAGCTGATCCGCGAACGCCTGGCGCCGATTGCCGGCATTACGCTGTCCGTCGGCCAGCGCCCCATCTTCATCGCCATCCTCGGCACGGACGAAGGCAAGCTCGATGCGGTGGCGCACACCCTGATGAACAAGATGCGCAGCATCAAAGGCCTGGCCGACATGGAATACAGCCAGGAAGGCGCCAATCCGTCGACCACGGTGAAGATCAACAACGAGCTGGCCAGCGACCTGGGATTGTCGGTGCAGCAGATCGGCAATGCCCTGCGCCCGTTCGTGGCGGGCGACACGGTCAGCCACTGGCTGGCCAGCGACGGGCAAAACTATGACGTCAACGTGCAGCTGCCGAAATCGGGCCGGCAAAAGGTGGCCGACCTGGCCGACCTGTCGCTGGCGTCCAGCAAGCTTGACGCCAACGGCAAGCCGGTCATGATTCCGCTGCGCCAGGTGGTCGAATTCGTGCCCTCGTCCAGCCCGCAAGTGCTGAAACGCCAGGCCTTGCAGCGCCGCGTCGCCATCTATGCGGGCGTGCAGGGCCGCCCTGCCGGCGACGTCGACGCCGATGTGCAGAAGGCCATCAAGTCCATCGATCTGCCGCCGGGCGTGCGCTTCGACGTGGCCGGCAATGCGCAGCAGATGGCCGAGACCATGGGCGGCGCGATGATGGCGCTGGGGATCGCCGTGATCTTCATCTACCTGGTGCTGGCATCGCAGTTCGGCAGCTTTTTGCAGCCGATCGCCATCATGGTGTCGCTGCCGCTCTCCTTGATCGGCGTGCTGGCCGCTCTCCTCATTACGGGCAGCACCCTGAACATCTTCTCCGTGATCGGCTTCATCATGCTCATGGGCCTGGTCACCAAGAATGCGATTTTGCTGGTGGACTTCACCAACCAGCGCCAGCGCGAGGGCCTGGGACAGTTCGAGGCGCTGATGGAAGCGGGGCAAGTGCGCTTGCGCCCCATCCTGATGACGACCCTGGCGATGGTCTTCGGCATGCTGCCGATGGCCATCGGCATGGGCGACGGCGGCGAATCGCAGGCGCCCATGGGCCGCGCCGTCATCGGCGGCGTCATCACCTCGACGCTATTGACGCTGGTGGTGGTGCCCGTCGCCTACACCTACCTCGACAGTCTGGGCAAGCGCGCCGCGCGCTTCTTTGGCGGCGGCGAGCATGCGCACGCTGAATCCGCCGACGATGGCAAAGCACACGCCCACTGA
- a CDS encoding MgtC/SapB family protein, with product MVVFDFALRVAAALTLGAMIGAERQLRQRMAGLRTNALVSVGASLFVMVSVLEGDSAGHMRIAAQVVSGIGFLGAGVIMREGMTVRGLNTAATLWCSAAIGVLCGLGFALEAAIGTGFVLVANLVLRHLAQRINAHGSEAGIETESIYRVTAVCEAEQEVQVRKLMLRLISGMPALMLQSLHSEDAAQAGRIEVRADLLTPLSSLGLLEQIVSQVSLEGSVSAVRWALVNNAEFVAERGV from the coding sequence ATGGTGGTATTTGATTTTGCGCTGCGCGTTGCCGCGGCATTGACCCTGGGCGCCATGATCGGCGCCGAACGCCAGCTGCGCCAGCGCATGGCGGGCCTGCGCACGAACGCGCTGGTGTCTGTCGGCGCCTCGCTGTTCGTGATGGTCTCCGTGCTCGAAGGCGATAGCGCCGGCCATATGCGCATCGCCGCGCAGGTGGTGTCGGGCATCGGCTTTCTGGGCGCCGGCGTCATCATGCGCGAAGGGATGACGGTGCGCGGCCTGAACACGGCCGCCACCCTGTGGTGCTCGGCCGCCATCGGCGTGCTGTGCGGCCTCGGTTTTGCGCTGGAAGCGGCCATCGGCACGGGCTTCGTGCTGGTCGCCAACCTGGTGCTGCGCCACCTGGCGCAACGCATCAACGCGCACGGCAGCGAAGCGGGCATCGAGACGGAAAGCATCTACCGCGTGACGGCCGTGTGCGAGGCGGAGCAGGAAGTGCAGGTGCGCAAGCTGATGCTGCGCCTGATCAGCGGCATGCCGGCGCTGATGCTGCAATCCCTGCACAGCGAAGACGCGGCGCAGGCGGGGCGCATCGAAGTGCGCGCCGACCTGCTCACGCCCTTGTCCAGCCTGGGATTGCTGGAGCAGATCGTCAGCCAGGTCAGCCTGGAAGGCAGCGTCTCGGCCGTGCGCT